The genomic interval tgacgaggaagaggtgctggaagacgacgacatggatgccgagggcgaggcagACGACGAAGTTCCGGCGCCGACAAAGGCTGCGCCTAAGCGATCTGAAAAGCGGACACCTGATGTCGAAGCACCAAAGGAGGGGACGCCTCCAGCGCGGAAGAAGCGCTACGTGgtggacgatgacgaggacgagtGATCTCCACGCCTCTGATTTTCTCTGATTTCCCTTTCCTATTTGCATTCACGTTGCTCGGCGTCATATTTACAAGGATTGCTGGCATTTGATGGACGGTGGGCTTGCTTAGTGTCGTTTCCTCCGAACTTGAACATTGATGTACTTAAAAATAGCGTGTCTGGCGGGTTTCCACGTACAAAATTTTAATGAAACAGGTCAATAAAATGGGAAGATACACCTCTATTCTGTATTTCATTATAGTTATGTAATATTTCTCCCTGACTCCCTCCCTGGTGCCCAACTAATGCGATTCATATATTCTTTATTCATGAAATAAAAGTGCAAGGTTCCACCCCCTCAGGATACTCATGAggctcgaagccaaagctcGCGATGACATGTCTAGCATTCCCAACCACCCGCAAACACAAGAGCTCTTTTTCATCACAGGAGTTCTCCGGGTCATTCGGATCGAGATGGGGCCTACCAAGCGGAATTGAGTGCGGTGGCCAGTGCTGGTGCCCGGGGTGATGCCAGCGACGTTGACGATCTTCAATCTCCCGAATGACAGACAGTAGATCTGGCTGATTGGAGCACGGGGGCTTAGCGTCTGGGTCCATATGACCGCCTATGACGGCCTGGCGAACGACCTGCCGGAGCCAGTTTTCCCAGCCCTTTGCGGGATCTGCGCTCTGGAGCACGCGAGAGGCGAATGAAGGCGACACGGCTTGCATGCCGATTTCCGCAGCGTTGGCCTTGAACACGCGCAGCCAGGCATCCGCGACGACGGTCAGCAGGGTGCCGGTGAACATGATATTCTGCACGCCCGTGGCAAAATTTTTGGGACAGCTCTCGCAGCGGATGACGTGTTGTGCGGTTCTGACGGCGATGTAGAGGGAGCAGAGGTTATGTGAATTGACGGGGAAGGAAGCGAGCGAGGAAATGTGGCTGAGGCAGAGGTACAGGTACGATAAACAGGTACACTCTGGGCCGGATGAGTCGGATGAAGAAGTAGGGGTTAGAGGGGAGAGAGATGTGGGAGTTTGCCCGTTTGGGAAGGTTGGCAGTGGCGAGAATGGCATGCCTGTGGCCTCGGTCACGGTCGAGAAGTCCGGCCATGGGCTGGAAGACGGAAAGACGGGAAGATTGGCATTCAGTAAGCGATCTGGGTGCCATGTGTGATTCTGGTCTTCCTGACCAGAGGATAAATCCGACGTTGCCTGCGATTGCTCGTTGTGATGATGCCAAAAGAACTGCGGGCAGAGATGTGGTATATCCGTTGCGCCTGTCGGGTCTGGGACCATAGCCCAAGGCGAGGGCCGGGGATCTTCTGGGCTGGGCCATATTTCATGTCCAGGAAGATTTCCGACGGGAGGCTCGAcgccttcctcgtcgcttCGCGCCCGTTTCTTTGGGGGGCGACCCATTTGCTTCTGTATAGAGTAGTGGCATCCAAGCCCCTGCTTGATGCAGCGGGAGCATCCGGTTGCTTCTCCGGAGCATTTCAGCTTTCGTTTCCCTGTTTGTGTCGCTTGTAATTAGCTACTTTCCAGCCAATGTACACTACAAACCAGTACATACTGCACTCGTCACAGGCCGCATGTTTTTTGTTGGGGATGGACTGGGATAATGAGGTAgtttcctccatttccaGGGGCATGGCTGTCGAGATTCACACAAGATGCCTCCCACATGGAACGTACATTCAAAGCAATCTgactcgaggaagaaggagattTTGACGCTGACAATTGCTGATAGACGATAAGGCGGGGCGGTGAGTCACGTGGGTGGTCGGaccagagaaagaaaaaaaaattacGGGAACAACAGAAATGCTCGACTCAGCTCAATCGGCACCATGAACGCTGCCAAGGCctccaagaagcgcaaggccgtCACGAGAGAtgtggaggaggaagctGGTGTATTCTCGGGCGATGAATTGAACCACGACAATCTTGACGGTGCCCTCTCGGACAATGCCAACGACTTGTCGGACAGCGAGCAGGATGACAGCGAGTCTGAAATCGAGCTGATCTACGATttcagcgacgaggaggatgatgaagacgcATTGGACAGCGACGAAATTCCTTCGGACGGTGAACAGGCCGAAACGAAGCCTACCGTGGTCTCGCAGGTCGACCGGGACCAGCCTAATGTTCGGGTTGTCAAGGATGCCAATGGCAACGACCGCTTCCTCTATGACGAAATCAACCCGGACGACAATTCAGACTACTctgaggccgaggagaatgCCAACACCATTGGCGACATCCCGCTGACTTTCTACGACATGTATCCTCACATTGGCTATGATATCAacggcaagaagatcatgcGGcccgccaagggcgaggcTCTGGACGCATTGCTGGAAAGCATCGAAATCCCCAAGGGCTGGACCGGTCTTACTGATCCCGCGACTGGAAAGCCGCTGCAGCTCAGCCAAGACGAATTGGAGCTGTTGAAGAAGGTCCAAATGAACGAGATCCCCGCTGAAGGCTACGATCCGTATGAGCCCACCGTGGAATGGTTCACCAGCCAACAGGAGATCATGCCTCTCAGCGCAGCTCCGGAGCCGAAGCGGCGATTTGTGCCGTCCAAGCACGAGGCCAAGCGCGTGATGAAGATCGTCAAGGCCATTCGGGAGGGCCGCATCCTGCCTTACAGGCCGCCagaggagagggaagagacGGATGAAGACGTGATCAACTACGATCTGTGGGCTGATGAAGTCGAACGCCCGGATCACATCATGCATGTTCCGGCTCCTAAACTGCCTCCGCCTGGCTACGAGGAGAGCTACCACCCGCCTGCCGAGTATCTGCCCGACAAGAAGGAGCGCAAAGAGTGGGAGCAAACTGACCCGGAGGACCGTGAGAAGGACTTTTTGGCCAACGACTTTGGCTCGCTGCGGAGGGTTCCCGGATACGAGAACTTTATCAAGGAGAAGTTTGAGCGCTGTCTGGATCTTTACCTTGCGCCGAGGGTTCGCCGCAGCAAGCTGAACATCGACCCCGAGAGTCTTCTGCCCAAACTTCCCAGCCCTGAAGAGCTCAAGCCCTTCCCCACGACCTGTGCGACGGTGTTCCGGGGCCACAAGGGCCGTGTGCGCTCTCTCGCCGTGGATCCGCTGGGCATTTGGCTTGCTACTGGTGGTGACGACGGCACTGTGCGTGTATGGGAACTCCTTACTGGCCGTCAGCTCTGGAGTGCAAACctgagcgacgaggaagcggTCAATGTGGTTCGTTGGCGCCCTGGTAAAGATGCGGTCATTCTCGCTGCCGCCGTGGGCGACGATATCTACCTCGCAGTGCCCCCAATTGCCGAACCAGAGATCGAAAAGGCCAgtctggagatcctcgacgcAGGCTGGGGCTATGCCGCCTCGAACCCTGCCCCCAGCGCCGCAGAAGCAAACAAGAAGAGCACGCCACCGCAATGGATACGCCCATCGTCCGCACTCACGGAGGCCGGAATCTGCGTGGTGATTCCTCTCCGATACGTCGTCAAGTCTCTCTCTTGGCACCGACGCGGCGACTACTTCGTCACCATCTGCCCGGGCTCGTCAACTCCCGCTTCCGTCGCAATCTCCATCCACACGCTCTCCAAGCACATCACGCAATTCCCCTTCCGCCGACGCCTGAAGGGTGGCGGCGCCCCGCAAACCGCGCACTTCCATCCGTCCAAGCCAATCCTCTTCGTGGCCAATCAGCGCTCCATCCGCGCGTACGATCTCTCCCGCCAGCTgctggtcaagatcctgcAGCCCGGCGCGCGCTGGATTTCTTCGTTCGATATACACCCGACCTCTGCCAGTGCCTCGGGCGGCGACAACATCATCGTCGGCTCCTACGACCGTCGTCTCCTCTGGCATGATCTCGACCTCTCACCGCGCCCCTACAAGACCCTGCGGTATCACCGCAAGGCTATCCGCGCCGTCAAGTTCCATCCCGGTGGCCGGTACCCCTTGTTCGCTGATGCGAGTGACGATGGCTCGCTGCAGATCTTCCATGGTAGTGTCACGGGCGATATGCTCAGCAATGCTAGTATCGTCCCGCTCAAGGTCCTCAAGGGCCACAAGATCACTGGCGAGTTGGGTGTCCTGGATATCGACTGGCACCCGCGCGAGGCCTGGTGTGTCAGTGCCGGAGCGGACGGCACTTGTCGCTTGTGGATGTAGGGGGTTGAATGCCTTTGTGTTGCATGGTATCTTTCACGGCGTTTGTATCgtgtttcttttgtctctGTGCATAATATGATTCTTTGTATAGTCCCGTCCAAAATAAAAGTTGAATTGAACATCCCGCTATTGCTGCCTCTAGCTTCTACCAAACCTGAAAATCCAGTCCCAAGGTATCATCTATTTATGTACGGTCATTAGAAAGATACGTAGTATCGGCTCAAAAATGCACCAAGGACGCCGTTTCAAACGACGCCGCCACTCCAATCCCGTCGTAGCTTCTCATACTTCTTCATATCCGTCACGCTCGGCCGAACAAAGGCCTTCGCAGCCTTAAAGTCCTCCAACTTGATGGTATCCCGACGTTTGATAGCCGAGTACCCAGCACGTCGAAGCAGACTACCCAGGTCTGCACCACTGAACCCCTCGCACTCTTCCGCAATACTCCTGAGTTCATCGCTGAACTCGATGGGCAGCTTGCGCACAAGGGTCTGAAGGATATCGGCGCGCTCGAGCGGGCTGGGGAGATTCACGAATAAGAGAGTCTCAAGACGACCGGGCCGGAGCATGGCCGGGTCGATGATATCAGGCCGGTTGGTGGCTGCGATCACATAGATACCTTGACGGCTGCTTCCCAGACCGTCGAGCTCTGTGAGAAGAGTATTGACGACGCGGGCAGACGCTTCGGAGAGAGTGTCATCTCGGCGCGGGACGAGagcgtccagctcgtcaaaGAAGATGACACAGGGAACTGAAGAGCGGGCGCGCACAAAGACCTGCCGCACAGCACGCTCGGACTCTCCGACGAACTTGTTCAGCAGCTCTGGTCCCTTGACGCTGATGAAGTTGGCGCGGGACTCGTTCGcaacggccttggccagTAGCGTTTTACCGCAACCTGGTGGACCCCAGAGGAGCACACCGGTGGGAGCAGTGATACCGACGCTGGCGTAGATATCGGGATTCATGATGGGCTCGACAATGGCGGTGGACAGCTCGTCGCGAACGCCGCCCAGGGCACCGATGTCGGCCCAGGTGGTATCTGGGATGGTGGCAAAGCCTTCTCGCTTAGAGGATGGCTGAATCTTGGGAAGCGCGGTGAAGAAGTCGGCATTGGAAACCAGGACAGTCTCGGTCTCTTCGCCGATGGGAGTCTCCTTGGCGTGCGTGATGAGACGACGCAGCTCCCGAACTTTCAAGCTGAGTTCATCCGCGCCTTcaatctccatctcctcacCGCTGTTGGACTTGAGGATCTCCAGATACCTCTTTATGGCCGCCGAGCCTGCAGTTGACACCAGGTCGTTCAGATCGGCACCGACGAACCCCGGTGTTCGCTTAGCGAGAGTCTTGAAGTCCAAATCATCCGCCATGCGCAGTTTGCGTGTCAGTGCTCGCAGGATCTGCTCTCGAACCGGCTCTGACGGCACGGTCATGttgatttccttgtcgaACCGACCACCCCGACGCAGCGCTGCATCGAGACTGTCTGGGCGGTTGGTGGCAGCGAGAACGATCACAGGCTTCCCGTCCGTTTTGTCCAGGGCGAGCTCATCCATGCAGGTCAGGAGTTGGGCCACaattctcttctccatctctctctgcGCGCTCTCCCGCTTGGGTGTAATCGCGTCAATTTCGTCAATAAAGATGAGGCAGGGTGCAATTCGCTTGGCCTCGTCAAAGTGCTCGCGCAGAGCCTTCTCGGATTCACCCGACATCCCGGACACAATTGACGGCGCGGAAATCGAGATGAACGGCACACCCAGTTCGGCCGCAAACGCATTCGCGATCATGGTCTTTCCGCATCCTGGCGGGCCATGCAGCAACACGCCGCGCGGGGGCTGCACATTGGACGATAGGTAGACCTGCGGCCGGGTCATGGGCAAGATAACCATATCCCCCAATTCCTGAACCACATCGTCGAGTCCGCCCAGGTCCGCAAGACTGACGTGGGTGGGCGGTGATCGATCAACGGCAGCGTCGGCTTTCCGCCGTTTAGATACCGATTCGCCTCCTTGCTGTCTCCGtttggaagaagaggacggtTTCGGGGTCGGGGCATTGCCATTGGGATCTGTGGTTTTCTGGGACGGCTCCGTTTTCGAGGTTGTCGACCACATGCCAACGATGCTCCGGTTCAGGCCATTGGTCTCTGTGGTCGCCGGAGGGTCCTCGAGCCCTTCAAAATCGCCTTCCATCGAgtcttcctcatcgtcttcgaGACCATCGCTCTTGAGAACCTCCAGCACCCGCTCGACGCTGTCCTCTAGTAGCTTCTTGGGTTTGCGGTTCAGGCTGGAATTGGACCGTTTGATTGAATCGTAGATCGCTGGTACCGAGAGACGAACGCGGCCGGTCTCGGGCTGGTCGTCGATGATCTTGCGAACCACCTGGTAGACCTGTCGGTGGAGTGTTAGTGTAAGCGCCTAAGATGTCAGAAAATGGTCTTACCTCGCGGTCCAAGCCCTGGCTCAGGCTTGGTCTCCCTCGGTTCCTGGCCGGCATCTCTAGTGGTCTGGTTGGGGTGTTGAtaaggaaaaggaaaaaaaaaaagaagttGAAGGCGGAGATACGGAATGGTAACGATACCCGCGTATTGCATTTACCCATTCCCCCACCGTCATTCGCTcgctccttctctcttcctcttcacaACAACATCATGCGCCATGGGAAACACCAGCAGTTCGCCCAAGATCTCGGACCAGGACCGGTGAATGAGTTCTCACACGAAAATACACCCTGAACACTCTATTGATCATCATCCAACAGAGCAATCCTCGAAATCAAGAACAAGCGCGATAAAGTCCACCAGTATCAGCGACGCATCGCCTCCCTGACCCAGCGCGAGACCGAAATCGCCAAGGAATGCCTGGCGCGCAATGACCGGCGCCGGGCCCTGCTAGCCCTGCGGCGCAAGAAATACCAGGAGTCACTGCTCGCCAAAACAGACAgccagctcgcgcagctAGAGCAGCTAGCCGGCGATGTCGAGTTTGCACTCGTGCAGAAGGATGTGCTATACGGCTTGCAGCAGGGTAATCAGGTCTTGCGGGCGATTAACAAGGAGATCGGTGGGATCGAGAGTGTAGAGCGACTGATGGGAGAGACGGAAGAGGCGCGTGCTTATCAAGAGGTAAGAAAGATACTACACTGGGTTCATTTACCGAACAGCTTGACTGACTAAATGGGGGTTTGCTCTCTCAGGAGGTGAGCCAGATGCTAGCGGGCCATTTGTCGAACcaagacgaagacgaggtcgaggatgaattGGAGGCACTGCAGAGCCAGGTTGCGCCGCCGGTGAAAATGCCCGAGGCTCCGACGGGCGAATTGCCTCCTGGACAGGTGCACGAGGAGGAGCCGACAGCAGGCGAAAGGGCCAAAGCCAGAGCCAAGGCCCGCGCCGCTGCGGCGCCTTTGGCAGCATGATTCGGGGTTGGACATTACATCTACACTTTTATACATAGCAGAGCATTGTTCGGCGTTGGTGGCTTGTGGAATTGATCGCTGTTGttcatccattcattcattcatgCGCTAGGCTTCATTAATACAATTGGAGTCATCTTTTGCTCTCGTTTGATTATCTTGGCATGTCCTCTCCATCCGAGGATCCTGTGCTTCTCTCAGAGAATCCTGCTCCCAACACCACTGACACCAGGAATGGCCACATGGTCATTCGGATTAGCAGCAGCTTCGTACAGAAAGCTCACGGGTTCGCGATTCAACGCCATAAACTGGCCTTTGAACCCAATGTAGCCCACCCTCGTGACGTCCTCTTCCCCGGCGCTCCAATTATCCTCGACAAAGATCGTGATGGACGTGGTCGTGTTCCAGTGCGCGCGGTTGAGAGGCAGCTCGAAGACGTCCGCGCCGGGAACCGGCTGTGGCATTTCAATGGTTTGGGTCGGGGTGAGCTCGGAGGCCGTTGAAAAGTCCAGGTCGTCGCGGTTCTTGAAGAGCTTGAGTGTTTTCGGCGCGGAGGGTGTGGGCGCGGTGTAGAAGAGGAGCGAGTGGACTTTGACTTGGCCGGTGAATCTGGTAGTTGTTGGATTAGATATGCACATGTTGCGAATGAGGGGCATCTGGGACAACGCACGGGATGTACATGAGTAGCTGTTCGTCCGCGTCGCTCTCGAGTTCGGGCTCGTCGTTCAATCTCTCGGACCAAGTTTTCTTCACAATGGCGGCGCCAGCCTTGGGGGTGGCCTCTTTGTCTCCCAGTCAATATACGGTCGAAGGATCAGATGCTGTCGGACGTACCGTTGAGTGTGTTAATGGAATCAAAGTCGATCTGGGAGTAGAGAAGAGACTGGACGGCGGGGGTGATGTCATTGGAATGGTCGTggccatcttcatcatggcagtggccgccatggccgtggtcatggtggtggtggcccgACATAATAATTCGTCTGGTTGGAGAGTCGAAGATGTTGACGATCGATGGCCCCGCAGATGATCGCCCGCTTCCCGTGACCTCGTTTGTTGACAGCTTAAAACCAACTACATGATATCGATCTTCTAGAACAATGATATAGATCATGGTCATTGTTCGTGATTGCATCGCTACGGTGGTGAAGCGGTAAAGCGTACTATGTTTCATGAATAAACAGctcatcttggtctcggtCACCTAATTCAGCTGAAGATGGATATGCAATGCTAGCTAACCGAGTCGATCCCCCCAGCCTAGTGCCGGAAGCATCAGTGTCCCTTGGACAAAGACAAGTGACTTTGTGGATTCCCGTAGATCTTCGGAGTGTTTTATGTTGGGTTTTTGTCAACCAAATGTGCATAGAATACACCTATAAGCCGAAAGGTGCCAAAGACAGAACTAGCTCTGAAGGTGAATTCTCATAGTTGACATTTTCAACACAAGCATCGAACTGGCTCCAAAATACCTCAATATCCTGCTTAAGACCCCAGAGGTTGCGTGTTGCCCCGCACAGATCTGATCTCTCGGCGATTTGAAGGCAGAGTGCCGATTCAGAGCGATCTCGCCTCTGACTCGTCACTTTAAGAGTCACAGGCTGAGCCCCTAGTCTTAATGCCAGGATAATTGGAAGGATTGTGGAATACTCAAAGGCTGCGAGAATCTAGAATGTCGTTCGATGAGGTGAATGCAGGATTTCCATGTTTGTGCTCAGATAGTTTCCACCGGTCAAGTCACTCGGTAATACTCAGGTGCATATTCCAGCAGGTAACTCTTCTCGATCTTCGTGACGTCCCGAATGTATGTCTTATCACCAGTCTGCATGATCTCGTGGAAGATGACCCAGTCTGCCTTGCGGTTCTGATGATAACAGTCAGCCAAAGCAGGACCAATGTGAGGGAGAAGCACTTACAAACATCAACGAGGTAGGGTGAGCATGGAGAGTGAGTCCTCCGCTGACGGTCTTAAAGGTCCCATCCGGTTGCATCTTAGCGGCATGGGCAAAATAGCCCGTTGTTAGGCACCGCTGGATCTGCTCAGGTTGCTTGCTTGGATCAACGGCTCGGTGTGTGGACAGCGTTTCATCGACCTGGATACCAAACCGCTCCAGGTACCGTTTCAGCTGTCCCCGGATGCTCACAGCACGCTGCAGCGATTGATAGTTGAGAAGGTTGTCACGACACCACTTGGAGtccttttttcccttggTGACGAACGCTTGGTAGACATTGAGGTAGGTCAAATGGTCGCCTTCCTCGACTGCGAATTTGCGCCGATTGCTTTCAGCGGACCGCTTGTCGCCCTCATGCTGTACCCACACCGTCCCTTGGAGACTGACCATGGCAGCTATCGAAAGAATTTCACTTAAGCAGCCAAACGATGGTGCAGCGAGCAAAACTTTGCCCATCATGGGATCCACTGCGAGTTCTGCCATCCGCATGCCGAGCGGCTTGGTAAGTTTGGCGTAATCATCCACCGCACcgagggagaaaagaagCTCAAAAGCTCGAATCACAAGTTCCGCGGGAGGAGAAGTCAAAAAGTCAAAGCGGACAATGTTGTCGATGCCCAGGGCTTTCAACTGCATGATGACAGGGGCCAGGTTTGACCGTTGGATCTCAGGGACTGTGGCTTCGGGCAGCTGTTCGTATGCCTGCTGAGTATAGAGGCGAAAGCATTTGCCCGGCTTCGTTCTTCCAGCCCGCCCAGATCGCTGAGTGGCGGAAGCTTTCGAGATGGGCACAGCTGTCAACGTTTCGATGCCCGTACTAGGGTTGTAAGCCCTTAGTTTCGCGAAGCCGCAGTCAATCACGTATACAATCCCGTCAATGGTGACTGAGGCCTCCGCGATGTTGGTTGAAACGATGACCTTCCGCGTATTATCCGGTGTTGGTTCAAAGACATACATCTGCTGATCCGTCGAAAGGCCGGCGTAGAGAGGCAAGGGAAGCAATGCAGGAACCTTTGGGTGGAGAGTGGCAGCACGCTCCGATATCGCCTGAATTGCAGTATCGATCTCTTCTCGACCCgtcaagaagaccaagatgTCCCCTTCTGCCTCTTGAGAATGTATGTCGAAGACTGTGTTGATGGCTCGTTTGACGTAATCTTCCGCAGGCGACTCAAGGAATAGCATGTCGACCGGATACATCCTGCCTTCTAGACTAATGATCCTGCCAGCACTTCCACCCAGATCAGCTGGCTCTGCATCGGGCCTGTACTCATCGTCGGTAAAGAAGCGCAGAAAGTCTTCGGCCTGCAAAGTCGCGCTACTGACAATAATCCGAAGCTCGGGCCGCTTCTTACGGATTTTCTTCAGGATCCCCAGGAGAACATCGGTGCTCAGAGACCTCTCATGAGCCTCATCCACCATGATCACAGAATAACGCGACAGTAGAGGATCCACCAGAGCCTCTCGCAGTAACATTCCATCCGTCAAGAATTTAATGCGGGTTGTCGCAGAGGTCAGGTCTTCAAAGCGGATGGAGTATCCCACCTCTTCGCCAACCTTGCAACGCATCTCCTCTGCCACTCGCTTTGCGACGGTCGTGGCAGCCACCCGGCGAGGCTGAATTCGTTGGTATTAGCCCGCCGTCTCTCATCTTCGGAGACCCGACTTACCTGAGTTACTGCAATGGCTTTCCCATCTTGACACCATCCGGCCTGGTCGAGGTACTGGGGCAGCTGGGTGGTTTTCCCACTGCCCGTCTGTCCCACTACTATGGTGACTGGGTAGGTCTCGACCAGATACTGCAAGCTTTGCTTGTGGCGGGCAATTGGCAGCAATGCAGCTGGCTTGTACAGTGCCGGGATAAAGGAGGAGGACAGATCCAGCTCCGAGGCCATTGTGCGATCATGCTGTCTGTGGGCATCAGAAAGAACGGCGAAGAGAAAGTTGCTCCTTCCTATCCCGAACAGGCAAGTGGCTCATCACGTGCACCCCACGTCACTGATTGGAGCTTTTGGCCCTCGTGATGATCGTTCCTGCTGCCTGTTGGTgtttctctccttcttccatcacTCTCACTCCCCGGTGCTTTGCCTTGGATTCAGCGACAAGATGTCAGAGGACGAAAAGACTGTATGTTGCAGAACCCCCCGACCCCCGCCTGGAGCCATGGTGGCTTACTTCTCGTCAGCCGTCCACGCCTAACAAGGCCATCACGGCGCTCAGCACCAACAGCCCTCGCGCCGAGTCGCCGACAACTGCGCGCCCGCTGAActtcgacgatgaggagCCCCAGGAGAGTGGAACAATATCTACAGCGACAGGATCTATCCAGCAGTCTGACCCCGAAACTGCCCCGGCTCCCCCACCAAAACCCCCTCGGCCCTTGAGCCCGCGCGAACAGTCGGAGCTCACCCTCAAGGAAGCTTTCCCGTCTCTCGATGGTGCTGTGGTCAAGGCCGTGCTGGTGGCAAGCAATTGGAATGTCGAACGGGCCTTCAACGCTCTTCTGGGTTTGTGGCGACTTGGTTACATGCAACAGCTATGGCGCTAACCGTCTCACCTTAGGTATGACCGATCCCACGGCCCAAGAGGATATGGTCCCTCCCCCAAAGCCGCCCCGTCCCTCTCAgccccccaccaccaccgactGGAGACAAGTGGAAGCGGATGAACGGTATGCGCGCCAACTCGCCGAGCACTACAACTCCTCCCGCGGCGGGCCGCGTCCAGGGTGGGAGAGTGACCCACGGTATCAGCGTCCCAGAGGtagcgaggaggatgacgagagaGACTACAGCTTTTTTGATGGTATGGCGCAATGCGCACCCTTTTCAAGATCACGCAGAGCTGATAGATGGTGACGGTAGATGACCTGCCCGTGATCCGTGACAACATCAAGAAAGGCTTCCTGGAGACACAGACCAAGGTCAACTCGTGGGTTGCGAatttgaagaagagaattgatggggaggatgtggacgaggaggatgacgGCTACTCTGCGCCGCCCCAGACATATGGCCCCCCACGGCGCAGTGGTGACATGAGCCGTCGCAGTGGAGATCGCGAACGTTATGACGCAGATCCGCAGGTGCTGGGTGATGACTTTTCGGCGCTTGAGCTGAGAGACTCAGAGGGTAAGCATTGGCTGATTGTTTTTCCATGTCCCGCTAACACCGTCCCAGCTCCTCCCACGCGCCCACCGCGTCCCGGAGCCAACTTCAGTTTCCAGAAAGCGTCTTCCCCATCGCCAGACCGACGCAAAGTGTCTTTCCAGGAGGGTCCGCCGATTGAGATTGACACTGCCGCTAAGCGGCAGTCTTCAACGAGCAACAAGACGAGCAAGTGGCAGCCTCTGTCTCAAGTGGACCCGTCCCCAGTCGCCGAAAATGACCCGTTCAGCTTGGGCGatagtgatgatgagaaggaCACGAAACCCAAGGAGC from Penicillium psychrofluorescens genome assembly, chromosome: 5 carries:
- a CDS encoding uncharacterized protein (ID:PFLUO_007793-T1.cds;~source:funannotate), which encodes MASELDLSSSFIPALYKPAALLPIARHKQSLQYLVETYPVTIVVGQTGSGKTTQLPQYLDQAGWCQDGKAIAVTQPRRVAATTVAKRVAEEMRCKVGEEVGYSIRFEDLTSATTRIKFLTDGMLLREALVDPLLSRYSVIMVDEAHERSLSTDVLLGILKKIRKKRPELRIIVSSATLQAEDFLRFFTDDEYRPDAEPADLGGSAGRIISLEGRMYPVDMLFLESPAEDYVKRAINTVFDIHSQEAEGDILVFLTGREEIDTAIQAISERAATLHPKVPALLPLPLYAGLSTDQQMYVFEPTPDNTRKVIVSTNIAEASVTIDGIVYVIDCGFAKLRAYNPSTGIETLTAVPISKASATQRSGRAGRTKPGKCFRLYTQQAYEQLPEATVPEIQRSNLAPVIMQLKALGIDNIVRFDFLTSPPAELVIRAFELLFSLGAVDDYAKLTKPLGMRMAELAVDPMMGKVLLAAPSFGCLSEILSIAAMVSLQGTVWVQHEGDKRSAESNRRKFAVEEGDHLTYLNVYQAFVTKGKKDSKWCRDNLLNYQSLQRAVSIRGQLKRYLERFGIQVDETLSTHRAVDPSKQPEQIQRCLTTGYFAHAAKMQPDGTFKTVSGGLTLHAHPTSLMFNRKADWVIFHEIMQTGDKTYIRDVTKIEKSYLLEYAPEYYRVT
- a CDS encoding uncharacterized protein (ID:PFLUO_007794-T1.cds;~source:funannotate), which translates into the protein MSEDEKTPSTPNKAITALSTNSPRAESPTTARPLNFDDEEPQESGTISTATGSIQQSDPETAPAPPPKPPRPLSPREQSELTLKEAFPSLDGAVVKAVLVASNWNVERAFNALLGMTDPTAQEDMVPPPKPPRPSQPPTTTDWRQVEADERYARQLAEHYNSSRGGPRPGWESDPRYQRPRGSEEDDERDYSFFDDDLPVIRDNIKKGFLETQTKVNSWVANLKKRIDGEDVDEEDDGYSAPPQTYGPPRRSGDMSRRSGDRERYDADPQVLGDDFSALELRDSEAPPTRPPRPGANFSFQKASSPSPDRRKVSFQEGPPIEIDTAAKRQSSTSNKTSKWQPLSQVDPSPVAENDPFSLGDSDDEKDTKPKEPTTVSESEQIKKATEEAMSGDMGSSKDSKPDESSK